One Pseudodesulfovibrio cashew DNA window includes the following coding sequences:
- a CDS encoding helix-turn-helix domain-containing protein: protein MNKKDITSPPVLYTVREVAELLRVHQRTAYRLITGGSIKAIKIGSQWRVPESALLEFINSGWQEPEPEDQSKPGPTQYKLPLE from the coding sequence ATGAATAAGAAAGATATTACATCGCCCCCAGTGCTGTATACCGTGCGGGAAGTCGCCGAGCTTCTTCGCGTTCATCAACGGACGGCATATCGGTTGATTACGGGCGGTAGTATCAAGGCGATAAAGATCGGCAGCCAATGGCGAGTCCCTGAGAGCGCGCTGTTGGAATTCATCAATTCAGGTTGGCAGGAGCCCGAACCGGAGGACCAATCCAAGCCGGGCCCAACGCAATATAAACTTCCCTTGGAATAG
- a CDS encoding TetR/AcrR family transcriptional regulator, with translation MNRERKLRQDRETMRRRILDAAKRLFVKEGFENVSMRRIATAIEYSPAAIYRYFRSKREILSVLRDEGFRRFVAGQRERSGSHSDPLERLRQSGRGYLEFARREPDYYHLMFSTDCAEVELDGDLAVNSLLSYRLFRESVQDCLDTGRFGDVDPEAAAFAFWSGVHGLANLINTGRFGVMAQAGNHEELIDRILEFTLRSARAEDTTAERGDAS, from the coding sequence ATGAACCGGGAACGGAAGCTCCGGCAGGATCGCGAGACCATGCGGCGGCGCATTCTGGACGCGGCCAAGCGGCTCTTCGTCAAGGAAGGGTTCGAAAACGTGTCCATGCGGCGGATCGCCACGGCCATTGAGTATAGTCCGGCGGCGATCTACCGGTATTTCCGCAGCAAACGCGAGATACTCTCGGTCCTGCGCGATGAAGGGTTCCGGCGTTTCGTGGCCGGACAGCGGGAACGGAGTGGCTCCCACTCGGACCCGCTTGAACGGCTGCGGCAGAGCGGGCGGGGCTACCTTGAATTCGCCCGGCGCGAGCCGGATTATTATCACCTCATGTTCTCCACCGACTGCGCCGAGGTGGAGTTGGACGGGGATCTGGCCGTGAACTCGCTGCTTTCCTACCGGCTGTTCCGCGAGTCCGTGCAGGATTGCCTGGACACCGGACGTTTCGGCGACGTCGACCCGGAGGCCGCGGCCTTCGCCTTCTGGTCCGGGGTGCACGGGCTGGCCAACCTGATCAACACCGGCCGCTTCGGGGTCATGGCGCAAGCCGGAAACCATGAAGAACTGATCGACCGTATTCTGGAATTTACCCTCCGTTCGGCGCGAGCGGAGGATACAACCGCTGAAAGAGGCGACGCATCATGA
- a CDS encoding MarR family winged helix-turn-helix transcriptional regulator, with protein MQPGYLAVLFRLWEKDGITQKELVRGLDIEQATLSNTLNRMERDGLVTRTRDKLDRRNLHIRLTEDAHRLQSPVRTALDDLGNTVNEGLSVTDLRYLRRIMQQMTTKLQSDQEEPLMILLDEVVE; from the coding sequence GTGCAGCCAGGCTACCTTGCCGTCCTTTTCAGACTTTGGGAAAAGGACGGCATCACCCAGAAGGAGCTTGTACGTGGTTTGGACATTGAGCAGGCCACCCTCTCCAATACTCTTAACCGAATGGAACGTGACGGACTCGTTACCCGGACCAGGGACAAACTGGACCGCCGCAACTTGCATATCCGTCTGACGGAAGATGCCCACCGTCTGCAATCGCCAGTCAGGACTGCCCTTGATGACCTCGGCAACACGGTCAATGAAGGACTGAGCGTCACCGACCTTCGATACCTCCGCCGGATCATGCAGCAAATGACCACCAAGCTCCAGTCGGATCAGGAAGAACCATTAATGATACTGCTCGATGAGGTCGTCGAATAA
- a CDS encoding DUF3431 domain-containing protein, which produces MPDQVEVIIARYRENITWAAALGYDYVVYDKGGKPAENAIELENIGRESHTYLTHIVRNYERLADVNVFLQGNPFDHLDDRHQGSVEMLRNMIADVADRRVPFKGFAWFKLKCDGLGRPHDLRKPENEGRWAGWGKDIPLAEVFERLFDASFPRQLVVRAPAGIFAVTGERIRSRPKAFYAYALGLLEADPADECNTGHAFERLWQHIFNGNTAWNREVYPAPDGPVCL; this is translated from the coding sequence ATGCCTGATCAGGTGGAAGTGATCATTGCAAGATACAGGGAAAACATCACTTGGGCTGCGGCGCTCGGCTATGATTACGTAGTGTACGACAAAGGCGGCAAGCCTGCTGAAAATGCCATTGAATTGGAGAATATCGGCAGAGAAAGCCATACCTACCTTACGCATATAGTGCGCAACTACGAGCGGCTTGCCGACGTCAATGTCTTTTTGCAGGGAAATCCGTTTGATCATTTGGATGATCGGCATCAGGGGAGCGTGGAAATGCTGCGGAACATGATTGCGGACGTTGCAGACCGCAGGGTGCCATTCAAGGGTTTTGCCTGGTTCAAGCTCAAATGCGACGGTCTGGGACGCCCGCATGACCTGCGCAAGCCTGAGAACGAGGGGCGTTGGGCCGGATGGGGCAAAGACATCCCTCTGGCCGAAGTTTTCGAGAGGCTCTTTGACGCGTCGTTTCCAAGACAGTTGGTGGTTCGAGCTCCGGCAGGGATCTTTGCCGTGACCGGAGAACGCATCCGTTCACGGCCAAAGGCGTTCTATGCCTACGCCCTCGGACTTTTGGAGGCAGACCCGGCGGACGAGTGTAATACCGGTCACGCCTTCGAGCGGCTATGGCAGCATATTTTCAACGGAAATACGGCCTGGAACCGGGAGGTGTACCCGGCTCCCGATGGACCTGTCTGTCTTTGA
- a CDS encoding efflux RND transporter periplasmic adaptor subunit — MKHVSLLTLALVLSVWLLPASVRAQSQETFEAEAAARRATLTGFTRARSSMTLVAEESGRVEKVMADVGDTLGQDGLFAQLDTTFIRLDLRENRAEQERLKSDFEYYRKEMNRYKQLVKSKNAAQSTLDSNVRAHQGALQQLRGKQIEERVLMERMKRFSLIGPAGWKVVTRYIEPGEWVTKGEKVAELGNYEALLVPYALTGAEFRALKEQGENITLRLTDLNIPVQARIERVSPGFDPQSRKINVDLQISQGDFEFRGGLRTELVLELPDPGGAVLVPATALVKAYEEYFLMTPEGERVRVMLLGSGRNNLRRVSSPEVHAGDRFMVKP; from the coding sequence ATGAAACATGTCAGTCTGTTGACCCTGGCGCTGGTCCTGTCCGTCTGGCTGCTCCCGGCATCGGTCCGGGCTCAGTCGCAGGAGACCTTCGAGGCCGAGGCCGCCGCCCGCCGCGCCACGCTCACCGGATTCACCCGTGCCCGGAGCTCCATGACACTGGTGGCCGAGGAGTCGGGACGCGTGGAAAAGGTCATGGCCGACGTGGGCGACACCCTGGGCCAGGACGGGCTGTTCGCCCAGCTGGACACCACCTTCATCCGCCTCGATCTGCGGGAGAACCGGGCGGAGCAGGAACGGCTCAAATCCGATTTCGAATACTACCGCAAGGAGATGAACCGCTACAAGCAGCTGGTCAAATCCAAGAACGCGGCCCAGTCCACGCTGGACTCCAACGTCCGGGCGCATCAGGGTGCGCTCCAGCAACTGCGCGGCAAGCAGATCGAGGAGCGCGTGCTCATGGAGCGGATGAAGCGGTTTTCCCTGATCGGGCCTGCGGGATGGAAGGTCGTCACCCGGTACATCGAACCCGGCGAGTGGGTGACCAAGGGGGAAAAGGTGGCCGAGTTGGGCAACTACGAGGCGCTCCTGGTACCCTATGCCCTGACCGGGGCCGAGTTTCGCGCGCTCAAGGAGCAGGGAGAGAACATTACCCTGCGGTTGACCGATCTGAACATCCCGGTCCAGGCGAGAATTGAGCGCGTTTCCCCGGGCTTCGACCCGCAGAGCCGTAAAATCAATGTCGATCTCCAGATAAGCCAGGGCGACTTCGAATTCCGGGGCGGCCTGCGCACCGAGCTTGTCCTGGAGCTGCCTGATCCTGGCGGTGCGGTGCTGGTCCCCGCGACCGCGTTGGTCAAGGCGTATGAAGAGTACTTTCTCATGACGCCCGAAGGCGAGCGGGTCCGCGTCATGCTGTTGGGCAGCGGCAGGAACAACCTGCGGCGTGTTTCCTCGCCGGAAGTCCACGCGGGCGACAGGTTTATGGTCAAGCCGTAA
- a CDS encoding ABC transporter permease, which translates to MFLPLNLRIAISSLKAHKWRAILAMVGVFLGALAFTGVQHVSEIMVRQSEIETEKLGPNLFAVMAGQIRFSRGGSVRVSASNRNFLLGDAVAVINGVPSVLEGAPFVATDMPLRANGRGVTAKLLATWPSYQEIRNFRPSLGRFFDQSDVENRSRVCVLGQKVATRLFDSPEGAMGKMVHLYRAGFRVIGVMEVKGRDISGEDQDEYVFLPVTTFLRRAANQNWLSGVFLRLAKEADPDEVGAAASAVLRERHAIGPGEDDDFSTMSAKDAMKLQQQALDLMGTLGGITSVISFAVGGMGILSIMILVVRSRRVEIGVRRAVGGRRRDIVRQFLFESALMAGVGGGLGVLVTVVLVTVGCNLADLPLVIQPAGLLLTLAGSCLLGVAAGAYPAWQAARIEILEVLRH; encoded by the coding sequence ATGTTTCTCCCTCTCAATCTACGGATCGCGATTTCTTCGCTCAAGGCGCACAAATGGCGTGCCATCTTGGCCATGGTTGGCGTGTTTCTCGGGGCCCTGGCCTTTACCGGGGTACAGCATGTTTCCGAGATAATGGTTCGCCAGTCAGAGATCGAGACTGAAAAACTCGGTCCCAACCTTTTCGCCGTGATGGCAGGGCAAATTCGTTTCAGTCGAGGCGGATCGGTGCGCGTGTCCGCCAGCAACAGAAATTTTCTCCTTGGCGATGCGGTGGCAGTCATCAACGGGGTTCCGTCGGTGCTGGAAGGCGCGCCCTTCGTGGCCACGGACATGCCGTTGCGCGCCAACGGACGGGGAGTGACCGCCAAGTTGCTCGCCACCTGGCCGAGTTATCAGGAGATACGGAATTTCCGGCCTTCGCTGGGGCGGTTCTTCGATCAGTCCGACGTGGAGAACAGATCGAGAGTCTGCGTTCTCGGTCAGAAGGTGGCCACACGGCTTTTCGATTCGCCGGAAGGGGCCATGGGCAAGATGGTTCATCTGTACCGTGCCGGGTTCCGAGTCATCGGAGTCATGGAGGTCAAAGGGCGGGATATTTCCGGCGAGGATCAGGACGAATATGTCTTTTTGCCGGTAACGACCTTCCTTCGCAGGGCAGCCAACCAGAACTGGCTAAGCGGCGTTTTTCTCCGCCTGGCCAAGGAAGCGGACCCTGATGAGGTCGGGGCGGCGGCATCAGCGGTTCTCCGGGAGCGTCATGCCATAGGTCCCGGGGAAGATGATGATTTTTCGACCATGTCAGCCAAGGACGCCATGAAGCTTCAGCAGCAGGCCCTGGATCTCATGGGCACCCTGGGCGGCATCACCTCGGTGATCTCCTTTGCAGTGGGCGGTATGGGCATACTTTCCATCATGATTCTGGTGGTGCGTTCACGCCGGGTGGAGATCGGCGTGCGTCGCGCCGTGGGCGGAAGGCGGCGCGACATCGTGCGCCAGTTCCTCTTCGAGTCCGCTCTGATGGCCGGCGTAGGGGGCGGGCTGGGCGTCCTGGTCACCGTGGTTCTGGTCACGGTGGGCTGCAATTTGGCCGACCTGCCTCTGGTCATCCAACCGGCCGGACTTCTGCTGACCCTGGCCGGGTCCTGCCTGCTCGGCGTGGCCGCCGGTGCATATCCGGCATGGCAGGCCGCGCGAATCGAGATTCTCGAAGTACTTCGGCACTAG
- a CDS encoding ChbG/HpnK family deacetylase — MKVVLNAEDFGLHPAVNRAVERLLGTRNITAVSLLANGEYLEQAVKLPTPSMGVHLDILRGRPVSHWQHVATLCDENGAFLIKPDILFKRYAMGKVDHVHVEMEWSAQIERVLDLGVRPTHLTSHKHLHGWPSLTRMAATLAERYAIPWVRKPVECAEIARLDRTGFPARFQNVCRFFDREAGNVKWTTGFVNLKEMPDPVPQRVVELLEEMETVERDGLAEIRVRPGLNAVGDPPIPSYCNPPVISSQWSREYHALLQGDWPSELRLAGWEAVGFSEEYPKQP, encoded by the coding sequence ATGAAAGTAGTCCTGAATGCGGAAGATTTTGGTTTGCATCCCGCAGTCAATCGCGCGGTGGAAAGGTTATTGGGAACACGGAACATTACTGCGGTGTCACTGCTCGCTAACGGCGAATATCTGGAACAGGCAGTGAAGCTGCCAACCCCTTCCATGGGTGTTCACCTTGATATTTTACGCGGCAGACCTGTGAGCCATTGGCAGCATGTTGCGACCCTTTGTGATGAGAACGGGGCGTTTCTGATCAAGCCGGATATCCTGTTTAAACGCTATGCCATGGGCAAGGTTGACCATGTCCATGTTGAGATGGAGTGGTCTGCACAAATTGAGCGTGTCCTTGATCTTGGGGTGCGGCCGACCCATTTGACGAGCCATAAGCATCTGCACGGTTGGCCGTCTCTTACTCGAATGGCTGCCACGCTGGCGGAACGGTATGCCATTCCATGGGTGCGAAAGCCGGTCGAATGCGCCGAGATCGCCAGGCTGGACAGGACGGGCTTCCCGGCACGCTTTCAGAACGTCTGCAGGTTTTTCGACAGAGAGGCTGGCAACGTGAAATGGACTACCGGATTTGTGAACCTGAAGGAGATGCCCGATCCGGTCCCACAGCGGGTGGTGGAATTGCTGGAGGAAATGGAAACGGTTGAGCGCGACGGACTCGCTGAAATCCGCGTGAGGCCGGGGTTGAACGCCGTCGGTGATCCACCTATACCTTCCTATTGCAATCCTCCGGTGATTTCGTCCCAATGGAGCCGGGAGTATCATGCCCTGCTACAGGGGGATTGGCCCAGCGAGTTGAGACTGGCGGGATGGGAAGCGGTTGGCTTCTCGGAGGAATACCCGAAGCAACCTTGA
- a CDS encoding efflux RND transporter permease subunit → MIQNLVALTLKQKVFVNLMFVLLMVVGVFCVFDLSVERYPDVRMGKVIISGFLPGASPDEVETLVTRKIEDALEDLENVEFIRSRSFRQRSSVLVKFLDDTDYDKLYDELRFRVLSIQNDLPEDMDPPSFTVISMAEWLPAISVNLVGERSNRALTLMAEEMKIPLQRIAGVKEVQIKGEFEREFHVALDPRKMMRLGVTFNQVAETLQGANVSVPAGDFLSDSGEYVIVVDEKFRSRDEIASTVIRRDLDGSFVTVGNVLSHAGMGYRDPFVVSSVNGVDSVSVKIIKTPEGNALDIGAEVEKVVASFKPLLDKEGVKAVLTQDQRVYINENINTLGSNLLVGIFLVCGCIWLVMGFRNAMLTTVGVPFSFLVTMIIMWLTNSSLNEITLFSFVLVSGIIVDDAIVVVENVYRHVQEGRPLREAVIQGTSEVFLPVMAATSTTVAAFLPMLIMSGSTGEFFAQVPKAVSFAILASLIECLLILPSHFLDWPGAEKLESEAKAGTKHVSDPAFVIFLRRVTDAVLQVFLRHKWKSLLTIVVAFVAALAIFGVSVTGVMPLLRIKFFPDEYNLFYVSAEGPVGTDVYTSSDKIKAISKLILGFGPGTTKSCSALAGMDINDDYETVFGTNRAIVTVEIPAREDQHFIDNPENDPQLLLDTVRERLKPLTEGGWSLRVWAEKGGPPAGKDVNIRVLGPDQEAVRGLKNDIYSWIQQNKDIAPLLIDFGSDTGMDNRVFRFSPLPDLVSEYGLTPAQVVSLAGGLLDGRLVGEFRAADEDVDLRMKIDKHFLREPEDALDIPVLEDNEGPVRVGDLVEVSTYREPGQLNRFQGQRAVTLTANIRPGAPITAPTVVHDVSAYYKTIQAKYPGATLNFSGEFESTGRSFTSLMYAFCIALLIMYTILACQFQSYVQPVVILSAVAFALIGVIFGTFLTRSLFTVNSFVATVGVAGVVVNDSLVLLDFINRLYSAGYKRRDAIREAVRIRLRPILLTTLTTTLGLLPMAMGIPYYSLVWGTMATTFVTGLCVATALTLFIMPIEWDLLTRRKERKALKRAKKRGLSQSDGGM, encoded by the coding sequence ATGATACAAAATCTCGTCGCGTTGACGCTGAAGCAGAAAGTTTTCGTCAACCTCATGTTCGTCCTGCTCATGGTCGTCGGGGTCTTTTGCGTTTTCGATCTGTCCGTGGAGCGCTATCCTGACGTGCGCATGGGCAAGGTGATCATCAGCGGCTTCCTGCCCGGCGCCAGCCCGGACGAGGTCGAGACCCTGGTCACGCGCAAGATCGAGGACGCCCTGGAAGATCTGGAGAACGTGGAGTTCATCCGCTCCCGTTCATTCCGCCAACGCTCCTCCGTATTGGTCAAGTTCCTGGACGATACCGATTACGACAAGCTGTATGACGAATTGCGCTTCAGGGTGTTGTCTATCCAGAATGACCTGCCCGAAGATATGGATCCCCCCTCATTCACGGTCATTTCCATGGCCGAGTGGCTCCCTGCCATCTCCGTGAACCTGGTGGGCGAGCGCTCCAACCGCGCGCTCACGCTCATGGCCGAGGAGATGAAGATCCCGCTCCAGCGGATCGCGGGAGTAAAAGAGGTCCAGATCAAAGGCGAATTCGAGCGGGAATTTCACGTCGCACTGGACCCGCGCAAGATGATGCGCCTGGGCGTGACCTTCAACCAGGTGGCCGAGACCCTGCAAGGGGCCAACGTTTCGGTCCCGGCTGGCGATTTTCTCAGTGATTCCGGTGAATACGTCATTGTGGTCGACGAGAAGTTCCGATCCCGGGACGAAATCGCCTCCACAGTGATCCGGCGCGACCTGGACGGCTCCTTCGTCACGGTGGGCAACGTACTCAGCCACGCGGGCATGGGCTACCGCGACCCGTTCGTGGTATCATCCGTGAACGGCGTGGACTCGGTTTCGGTCAAGATCATCAAGACGCCCGAGGGGAACGCCCTGGACATCGGGGCCGAGGTGGAGAAGGTCGTGGCCTCGTTCAAGCCGCTGCTCGACAAGGAGGGCGTCAAAGCGGTCCTGACCCAGGACCAGCGGGTCTACATCAACGAGAACATCAACACCCTGGGCTCCAACCTGCTGGTCGGTATTTTCCTGGTCTGCGGCTGCATCTGGCTGGTAATGGGCTTCCGGAACGCCATGCTGACCACCGTGGGCGTGCCGTTCTCCTTTTTGGTGACCATGATCATCATGTGGTTGACCAACAGCTCCCTGAACGAGATCACACTGTTCTCCTTTGTTTTGGTTTCGGGCATCATCGTTGACGACGCCATCGTGGTGGTGGAGAACGTCTATCGCCATGTGCAGGAAGGCAGACCGCTCCGCGAGGCGGTGATCCAGGGCACCAGCGAGGTCTTTCTGCCCGTCATGGCTGCCACTTCAACCACCGTGGCCGCCTTCCTGCCCATGCTGATCATGTCCGGGTCCACCGGGGAATTCTTCGCCCAGGTGCCCAAGGCCGTCTCTTTCGCCATCCTCGCTTCGCTCATCGAATGCCTGCTCATCCTGCCGTCGCACTTCTTGGACTGGCCCGGCGCGGAAAAGCTCGAATCCGAGGCAAAGGCAGGCACCAAACACGTATCCGATCCTGCGTTCGTGATCTTTCTCAGGCGGGTCACCGACGCGGTGCTGCAGGTCTTCCTGCGGCACAAGTGGAAATCCCTGCTGACCATCGTGGTGGCCTTTGTTGCGGCCCTGGCCATCTTCGGCGTCTCGGTCACCGGCGTCATGCCCCTGCTGCGCATCAAGTTCTTCCCTGACGAATACAACCTCTTCTACGTCTCGGCGGAAGGGCCCGTGGGCACGGACGTCTACACCTCCTCCGACAAGATCAAGGCGATCTCCAAGCTGATTCTGGGCTTCGGTCCGGGCACGACCAAGTCCTGCTCCGCCCTGGCCGGCATGGACATCAACGACGACTACGAGACCGTGTTCGGAACCAACCGGGCCATCGTCACCGTGGAGATTCCGGCGCGGGAGGACCAGCATTTCATCGACAACCCGGAAAACGACCCACAGTTGTTGCTGGACACCGTGCGCGAGCGGCTCAAGCCCTTGACCGAGGGCGGCTGGTCCCTGCGCGTCTGGGCGGAGAAGGGTGGTCCTCCCGCGGGCAAGGACGTGAATATCCGTGTACTCGGCCCGGACCAGGAGGCTGTGCGTGGCCTCAAGAACGACATCTACTCCTGGATACAGCAGAACAAGGACATCGCGCCCCTCCTTATCGACTTCGGCAGCGACACGGGCATGGACAACCGCGTGTTCCGGTTCAGCCCGCTGCCCGATCTCGTTTCGGAATACGGGCTGACTCCGGCCCAGGTCGTTTCCCTGGCCGGAGGGCTGCTTGACGGCCGTCTGGTGGGAGAGTTCCGGGCCGCGGACGAAGACGTGGACCTGCGCATGAAGATCGACAAGCATTTCCTGCGGGAGCCCGAGGACGCCCTGGACATCCCGGTGCTGGAAGACAACGAGGGGCCGGTCCGCGTGGGCGATCTGGTCGAGGTGTCTACCTACCGCGAGCCTGGTCAGCTCAACCGTTTTCAGGGACAGCGGGCCGTCACCCTGACCGCCAACATCCGTCCCGGCGCGCCCATCACCGCACCGACCGTGGTGCACGACGTGAGCGCCTACTACAAGACCATCCAGGCCAAGTATCCGGGTGCGACCCTGAACTTCTCCGGGGAATTCGAGTCCACGGGGCGGTCGTTCACCTCGCTCATGTACGCGTTCTGCATCGCGCTGCTGATCATGTACACCATCCTGGCCTGCCAGTTTCAGTCCTATGTCCAGCCGGTGGTCATCCTCTCGGCGGTGGCCTTTGCCCTCATCGGGGTCATCTTCGGCACCTTCCTGACCCGTTCCCTGTTTACGGTGAACAGCTTTGTGGCTACCGTGGGTGTGGCCGGGGTCGTGGTCAACGACTCCCTGGTGCTGCTCGACTTCATCAACCGCCTCTACAGTGCCGGATACAAGCGGCGGGACGCCATCCGCGAGGCGGTCCGCATCCGGCTGCGGCCCATCCTGCTGACCACCCTGACCACCACGCTGGGACTGCTGCCCATGGCCATGGGCATTCCCTACTATTCGCTGGTCTGGGGCACCATGGCGACCACCTTCGTCACCGGCCTGTGCGTGGCCACGGCTCTGACCCTGTTCATCATGCCCATAGAATGGGACCTGTTGACGCGGCGCAAGGAGCGCAAGGCCTTGAAGCGGGCCAAGAAGCGCGGTCTGAGCCAAAGCGACGGCGGGATGTAA
- a CDS encoding class I SAM-dependent methyltransferase: MKKYENITIGGEVVRKHRRDIRKDEIIFSHIPDKKCAVFESSAGAAILSRQLRDQGHDVTISNYYLQNFKDIKEIHADLNQPLELPDSSFDVVICREVIEHVESVPHVLREFNRILKPGGTLVLTFPNRLQIRSRFLHLFSGFYRGMKSPINLDVPFGEAHINLIGYPEMDYFLRKTGYEVKTVESSYFQKSDRLFSLIRPLIRFTTRHYLLKYKKNAQEHEKTKPENIAYNTFIAETLLSDALFFGKDVIVTAHKQN, encoded by the coding sequence ATGAAAAAATACGAGAATATCACCATCGGCGGAGAAGTTGTCCGCAAACACCGCCGTGACATCCGCAAGGACGAAATCATTTTCTCCCATATTCCCGACAAGAAATGCGCCGTATTTGAATCCAGTGCAGGGGCAGCCATCCTTTCCAGGCAGCTACGGGATCAGGGCCATGACGTGACCATCTCCAATTATTATTTACAGAATTTCAAGGACATCAAGGAAATTCACGCAGACTTGAACCAGCCGCTCGAACTGCCGGACAGCAGTTTTGACGTGGTCATCTGCCGTGAAGTGATCGAACACGTTGAATCCGTGCCCCACGTGTTGCGGGAATTCAACCGCATACTCAAACCCGGTGGTACCCTGGTGCTGACGTTCCCCAACCGTCTCCAGATCCGGTCACGCTTTCTCCACCTCTTTTCCGGGTTCTACCGTGGGATGAAGTCTCCCATTAACCTTGATGTTCCTTTTGGCGAGGCCCACATCAACCTCATCGGCTACCCGGAGATGGATTACTTCCTCCGCAAGACCGGCTATGAGGTCAAGACCGTGGAATCATCCTACTTCCAGAAGAGCGACCGCCTATTCTCTCTGATTCGTCCTCTCATCCGGTTTACAACCCGTCATTATCTGCTCAAATACAAAAAGAACGCGCAGGAGCACGAGAAAACCAAACCGGAAAATATCGCCTATAACACCTTCATCGCGGAAACTCTTCTCAGCGACGCCCTTTTCTTTGGCAAGGACGTCATTGTTACAGCACACAAGCAGAATTAG
- a CDS encoding TetR/AcrR family transcriptional regulator, with protein MGNNTMSADMRTRVIKAAADCFDERGVEGTEYSHIAEAAGVSIEDIKSEFGSKEELALDAQSYEIERLTDEYLANMPDASPRDAVKFIFRTRLSFIEAKPNRTKLFLSEAIQGKSPWSERLDQVIWHVSIELASLLERGIREGRFEKNTDAQLVVRALTSIYLTGVVTIGMRREKIVAKDVWDFIEPQIDLIFDCIRA; from the coding sequence ATGGGAAACAACACAATGTCGGCGGACATGCGTACCAGAGTGATTAAGGCGGCGGCGGATTGCTTCGATGAGCGGGGTGTTGAAGGCACCGAGTACTCGCATATTGCCGAGGCCGCAGGTGTCAGCATCGAAGACATCAAGTCGGAATTCGGGAGTAAGGAGGAACTGGCCCTGGACGCCCAGTCCTATGAAATTGAGCGACTGACCGACGAGTACCTGGCCAATATGCCCGATGCGAGCCCTCGGGACGCGGTCAAATTCATTTTCAGAACTCGACTGTCCTTTATCGAAGCGAAACCCAATCGCACCAAATTGTTCTTGTCTGAAGCCATTCAGGGCAAATCGCCCTGGTCGGAAAGGCTGGACCAGGTAATCTGGCATGTCTCCATCGAGCTGGCCTCGCTGCTGGAGCGCGGGATACGCGAGGGTCGGTTTGAAAAGAACACTGATGCGCAACTGGTGGTGCGCGCACTGACCTCCATCTACCTGACCGGTGTGGTCACCATCGGCATGCGCAGGGAAAAAATCGTGGCCAAGGACGTTTGGGACTTCATCGAGCCCCAGATCGACCTGATCTTCGACTGTATTCGCGCCTAG
- a CDS encoding VOC family protein has protein sequence MAVHPTVTLLVRDIEKSAQFYERSLGFTLTWETLLIGPYGQSLRLLEVPDGPTGGCIVHTVEVPDVDAAVDAIVEHGGGRGENLLDGTPLYVGPDGELIMLSQRGLPGADAVKLVVYDFDGVMTDNLVHVREDGVESVSANRSDGLGVGMIRKLGISQCILSTETNPVVKSRAAKIGIPAAGSVSDKGSAIIGLASEYGVSLAEVLYMGNDVNDADAMGLCGFKVAPADAHPSILALADYVTEAAGGHGAVRELADVLLAGRKGE, from the coding sequence ATGGCCGTGCATCCCACCGTGACCCTGCTGGTCCGGGACATCGAAAAATCCGCTCAGTTCTACGAACGGAGCCTCGGCTTCACCCTGACCTGGGAAACGTTGCTTATCGGCCCCTACGGGCAATCCCTGCGCCTTCTGGAGGTGCCTGACGGTCCCACCGGGGGGTGCATCGTGCACACAGTGGAGGTGCCGGACGTGGATGCCGCCGTGGACGCCATCGTGGAGCACGGCGGCGGGCGCGGAGAGAATCTCCTGGACGGCACGCCCCTCTATGTGGGCCCGGACGGCGAACTGATCATGCTCTCCCAGCGGGGGCTGCCGGGAGCGGACGCGGTCAAGCTGGTGGTTTACGATTTCGACGGCGTCATGACCGACAACCTGGTCCATGTGCGTGAGGACGGCGTGGAGTCGGTCTCCGCCAACCGCTCCGACGGCCTCGGCGTGGGCATGATCCGGAAGCTCGGCATTTCCCAGTGTATCCTCTCCACCGAGACGAACCCCGTGGTCAAATCGCGGGCGGCCAAGATCGGTATACCCGCGGCCGGGTCAGTGTCCGACAAGGGGTCCGCCATCATCGGCCTTGCCTCCGAGTATGGCGTTTCCCTGGCCGAAGTCCTGTACATGGGCAACGACGTGAACGACGCGGACGCCATGGGCCTGTGCGGGTTCAAAGTCGCCCCTGCCGACGCCCATCCGTCCATCCTGGCTCTGGCCGACTACGTGACCGAGGCCGCAGGAGGTCATGGCGCGGTGCGTGAGCTGGCGGACGTGCTGCTGGCCGGAAGAAAGGGAGAGTAA